One window of the Wolbachia endosymbiont of Ctenocephalides felis wCfeJ genome contains the following:
- a CDS encoding alpha/beta hydrolase, whose product MVEVFLNNAAKKIEGEYHQSKNVNAPVVLILHHHPQYGGNMDSKMVHSMYTSFIDNNFSALKINFRGVGKSTGTFDKGMGELTDAAVAIDWLQEHNLSNVPIWVAGFSFGAWVAMQLTMRRPEIVGFIALSPPATKYDFSFLSPCPVPGLIIQSNNDTISEESDVTELAKRLMNSVKSDYMEYHIIDDTNHFLRGKEEEVTQIIDDYIKLRLSSAAISSKNVRKEIRIREYV is encoded by the coding sequence ATGGTAGAAGTTTTTTTGAACAATGCAGCAAAAAAGATAGAGGGTGAATATCACCAAAGTAAAAATGTCAATGCACCCGTTGTGTTAATTCTACATCACCACCCTCAGTATGGCGGCAATATGGATAGTAAAATGGTACATAGTATGTACACATCTTTTATTGATAACAATTTTTCTGCATTGAAAATTAACTTCCGTGGTGTAGGAAAGTCCACCGGAACTTTTGATAAGGGCATGGGAGAATTAACTGATGCTGCAGTGGCGATCGATTGGCTTCAAGAACATAACCTGAGCAATGTTCCAATTTGGGTCGCTGGTTTTTCTTTTGGAGCGTGGGTAGCTATGCAGCTAACGATGCGCCGACCTGAGATAGTAGGCTTCATTGCGCTCTCTCCTCCAGCAACTAAGTATGATTTCTCTTTTCTTTCTCCCTGTCCAGTGCCTGGGCTCATAATACAGAGTAATAACGATACAATTTCCGAAGAAAGTGATGTAACAGAACTAGCAAAGAGGTTGATGAACTCAGTAAAAAGTGACTATATGGAGTATCACATAATAGACGATACTAATCACTTTTTAAGAGGTAAAGAAGAAGAAGTAACTCAAATCATAGATGACTATATAAAACTGCGCTTGAGTAGTGCTGCTATTTCTTCCAAAAATGTAAGAAAAGAGATAAGGATAAGAGAGTACGTCTAA
- a CDS encoding ABC transporter ATP-binding protein, producing MSGDVALELICVGKSFKKSPAIIENINLRVAKGQVVALIGSSGSGKTTILQIAGLLDKPTSGVVAIDGVNCTQASNKYKTYIRRSFLSFVYQFHYLLQELSVLENVMLPQLIAGKSKAEAMKSTQTILEKFSLENKASSMISGISGGERQRVGIARSIVNSPKLLLADEPTGNLDPTNSLDVFLLLYSYVKKNNSSMLIVTHNHSLAEKADSVLQLKNGSLVKL from the coding sequence ATGAGCGGTGATGTAGCGCTAGAGCTGATTTGCGTAGGTAAAAGCTTCAAGAAAAGTCCCGCTATCATAGAAAATATCAACCTAAGGGTTGCAAAAGGACAGGTGGTTGCACTAATTGGCAGCTCGGGATCGGGAAAAACAACTATATTGCAAATTGCAGGCTTACTAGATAAGCCAACTTCAGGTGTGGTGGCAATAGATGGAGTAAATTGCACACAAGCTAGCAATAAATACAAAACTTATATAAGAAGAAGTTTTCTTAGTTTTGTTTATCAATTTCACTATTTGTTACAAGAGTTATCAGTATTAGAAAATGTTATGCTTCCTCAACTTATCGCAGGGAAGAGCAAAGCTGAAGCAATGAAAAGTACACAGACAATATTAGAAAAATTTAGCCTAGAAAACAAAGCAAGTAGTATGATATCTGGAATTTCCGGTGGAGAGAGGCAAAGAGTTGGAATTGCAAGAAGCATTGTAAATTCTCCAAAGCTTTTACTCGCAGATGAGCCGACAGGGAATTTGGACCCAACAAATTCTTTGGATGTGTTTTTGCTGTTATATTCATATGTAAAGAAAAATAACAGCTCTATGCTTATAGTAACGCATAACCACTCCCTTGCAGAAAAAGCAGACTCTGTTTTACAACTAAAAAACGGGTCACTAGTAAAATTGTAA
- a CDS encoding deoxyguanosinetriphosphate triphosphohydrolase: MSNNNFLLSYACFPSKTRGRYFKELEDENRSCFQRDRDRIIHSNAFRKLEYKTQVFINYEHDYYRTRLTHSLEVAQIARSIARRLGLDEDITECIALAHDLGHPPFGHTGENALKKSVQDLGLDTEKYEFDHNVQTIRILTYLEQKHADFDGMNLSWEVIEGVAKHNGPLLGQNAVSHTNNPLLLEYNEKYDLKLEEFSSVEAQVASIADDIAYSVHDLDDALRGNLVTVEDLLDVPLIGKTFKDIKTQYSELSQNKLIHESLSRAIGIMVRDVISQTKKNIEDYKIKSVEDVRSLDKMLVTFSPEVVNATKEIKKFNMEKIYRSYKLGRTMNKAKRIVQELFQCFYENPRLLPVEWNRLACEHKRSVVICDYISGMTDRFAIHEHRRIFDTSYEMTSF; the protein is encoded by the coding sequence ATGTCAAACAATAATTTTCTATTAAGCTATGCGTGCTTCCCAAGCAAAACAAGAGGCAGATATTTCAAAGAATTAGAGGATGAAAACCGTAGCTGCTTTCAGCGTGATAGGGATCGCATTATTCACTCTAATGCATTTAGAAAATTGGAGTACAAAACACAAGTTTTTATCAATTATGAGCATGACTACTACCGCACTCGGCTTACCCATAGCCTCGAAGTTGCGCAAATTGCAAGATCTATTGCACGCAGACTCGGATTGGATGAGGATATTACTGAATGCATAGCGCTTGCACATGACCTTGGTCATCCACCATTTGGTCATACAGGTGAGAATGCTTTAAAGAAATCAGTTCAAGATTTGGGCCTTGATACCGAGAAGTATGAATTTGACCATAATGTTCAGACTATAAGAATTTTAACTTACCTTGAACAAAAACATGCTGACTTTGATGGTATGAACCTAAGTTGGGAAGTTATCGAGGGCGTTGCAAAGCATAACGGTCCCTTGCTCGGTCAGAATGCAGTGTCTCACACAAATAATCCATTATTGCTAGAATATAATGAGAAATATGATCTAAAACTTGAAGAATTTTCAAGCGTCGAAGCGCAAGTTGCTTCAATTGCCGATGATATTGCATACAGTGTCCACGACCTTGATGACGCATTGAGAGGAAATTTAGTCACCGTAGAAGACCTGCTCGATGTTCCTTTAATTGGAAAAACATTCAAGGACATAAAAACCCAATACTCAGAACTGTCTCAGAACAAACTTATACATGAATCGCTCAGTAGAGCTATAGGAATTATGGTAAGAGATGTTATTTCTCAGACTAAAAAAAATATTGAAGATTATAAAATAAAAAGTGTAGAAGACGTAAGAAGCTTAGATAAGATGCTAGTCACATTCTCACCAGAAGTTGTCAATGCTACAAAAGAAATAAAAAAATTTAATATGGAGAAAATATACAGAAGCTATAAACTAGGCAGAACGATGAACAAAGCAAAACGTATAGTACAGGAGCTTTTTCAATGCTTTTATGAAAACCCAAGGTTATTACCTGTAGAGTGGAATAGGCTTGCCTGTGAACATAAGCGCTCAGTGGTAATATGTGACTATATCTCCGGCATGACAGATAGATTTGCCATACACGAGCACAGAAGAATTTTTGACACCTCATATGAAATGACCTCTTTCTAA
- a CDS encoding HesB/IscA family protein, producing the protein MSTNYNINLTDNALKKIHSLAEQEGNKDYVLRVAVSGGGCSGFKYDFLIDQINKNLSLDDDEDDDYDDEFDDEDDDDYEDSEDYRSHSSFSRRSKDIVINDKNGNPVLMVDNCSAKFLNNSVIDYTENLSGSGFQIKNALAKSRCGCGNSFSI; encoded by the coding sequence ATGTCAACAAATTACAATATTAACTTAACTGACAATGCATTGAAAAAGATTCACTCTCTTGCAGAGCAGGAAGGAAATAAGGATTATGTTTTGCGAGTTGCGGTTTCAGGTGGTGGATGTTCTGGCTTCAAATATGATTTTCTTATAGATCAAATAAATAAAAATCTATCTTTGGATGATGACGAAGATGATGATTACGATGATGAATTTGATGACGAAGATGATGATGATTATGAAGATAGCGAGGATTATAGAAGCCACTCTAGTTTTAGTAGAAGAAGTAAAGATATAGTAATTAATGATAAAAATGGGAACCCTGTATTAATGGTTGATAATTGTTCAGCAAAATTTTTAAATAATTCGGTTATAGATTACACTGAAAACCTAAGTGGTTCTGGTTTTCAAATAAAAAATGCTCTCGCTAAGTCGCGGTGTGGATGTGGTAACAGCTTCTCAATTTAA